The Phycicoccus sp. M110.8 genome includes a window with the following:
- a CDS encoding DUF4439 domain-containing protein, with protein MPMDRAGAPVHPTRRRALGLGLAAAASLSLSACGIRFEDGTPGARPAARRPVQGEAFMVALWRHTEDLATRAAGAGGAATSLPARLAVLHRQQATVLRAELLRLGVPDSDLTRSNGSTGTATAAAASATGTTPAPTATSPTGRTTAAELAAAEAGDLGPTAISSLSRVLAGSVPLVGAVLAQRSAAATLLGRPATWPDEAWKGQSLAATFLTTTRAAIYAFEVVAAQSPSGAQHTLAMSTLSALRARAAAQEAMAGSSAGPPDLAHPLPFPVTTPAAARRLAVDVLERLRAAGARDLGTAGTDTAALGLLVRWLGETEVLASRWGVRLAPFPGLS; from the coding sequence ATGCCGATGGACCGAGCCGGGGCCCCGGTGCACCCGACCCGGCGCCGGGCCCTCGGCCTCGGCCTCGCAGCCGCTGCATCGCTGTCCCTGTCCGCCTGCGGGATCAGGTTCGAGGACGGCACCCCCGGGGCGCGCCCGGCGGCGCGCAGGCCCGTCCAGGGCGAGGCCTTCATGGTCGCGCTCTGGAGGCACACCGAGGACCTGGCCACCCGCGCCGCAGGCGCCGGGGGCGCGGCGACGAGCCTGCCCGCCCGGCTGGCCGTCCTCCACCGCCAGCAGGCGACCGTGCTGCGTGCCGAGCTGCTGCGGCTCGGCGTCCCGGACTCGGACCTGACCCGCTCGAACGGGTCGACCGGTACGGCAACGGCGGCCGCAGCGAGCGCCACCGGCACCACGCCGGCACCGACCGCGACGTCCCCCACCGGGCGCACCACGGCTGCCGAGCTCGCGGCGGCCGAGGCCGGTGACCTCGGCCCCACCGCGATCAGCTCGCTCTCGCGGGTGCTCGCCGGGTCGGTGCCGCTCGTCGGCGCGGTGCTGGCCCAGCGCTCCGCGGCCGCGACCCTCCTCGGCCGGCCTGCGACGTGGCCGGACGAGGCGTGGAAGGGCCAGTCGCTCGCCGCGACGTTCCTCACCACGACGAGGGCCGCGATCTACGCGTTCGAGGTCGTCGCGGCGCAGTCGCCCTCGGGGGCGCAGCACACCCTCGCGATGTCCACCCTGTCGGCGCTGCGGGCGCGGGCGGCGGCCCAGGAGGCGATGGCCGGGTCCAGCGCCGGGCCGCCGGACCTCGCGCACCCCCTTCCCTTCCCCGTCACCACCCCGGCTGCGGCCCGCCGGCTCGCGGTCGACGTGCTGGAGCGGCTGCGGGCGGCCGGCGCCCGCGACCTCGGCACCGCCGGCACGGACACCGCTGCCCTCGGGCTGCTGGTGCGCTGGCTGGGCGAGACCGAGGTGCTGGCCTCCCGGTGGGGCGTCCGGCTCGCGCCCTTCCCCGGGCTCTCGTGA
- a CDS encoding sensor histidine kinase, with product MPLTRLLRAPARWSVARQVFVLQVLVGLLVVVVGVAAGYVQAGRASTQEATARARAVAETVASSPDVVAGVRAGDSSSLQRFAEEARVETRTDFVVVMSPDGIRFTHPDTSQIGRRFIGHIEAAQRGGVVVEDYTGTLGPSRRVVVPVEDGGAVVGLVAVGIRKSAVTAELRSQLPGILLAGLAAALLTGLGTALVSRRVRRQTHGLGERQLRQMVEYYDAVLHAVTEGLLLVDLDGTLRLANDEAVRLLGLPPDAVGRRVPELGLPDTLVAALTDDRAREDELHVTDARVLVLNKARAQWDGRLLGFVVTLRDRTDLEHLTGELDSARGLTEALRSQAHESANRLHAIVSLIELGHPERALAFATDELRVSQGLTDAVVGAVSEPVLTALLLGKVAQASQSGIELVIADGAQWPAQAAPDRDLVTIVGNLIDNAFEAVAGTDGPRRVTVDCRAEGDEVVLVVEDTGPGLPPGSVDDAFRRGFTTKEEGSAGRRGIGLALVAQSVARLGGRLEVSGPPGARFVVRLPVQEHADA from the coding sequence ATGCCGCTGACGCGCCTGCTGCGCGCGCCGGCGCGGTGGAGCGTGGCCCGGCAGGTGTTCGTGCTGCAGGTCCTCGTCGGGCTGCTGGTCGTGGTGGTCGGTGTCGCCGCCGGGTACGTCCAGGCCGGGCGCGCGAGCACCCAGGAGGCCACCGCGCGGGCCCGGGCGGTCGCCGAGACGGTGGCGAGCAGCCCCGACGTCGTCGCCGGCGTGCGGGCGGGTGACTCCTCGAGCCTGCAGCGGTTCGCCGAGGAGGCCCGCGTCGAGACCCGCACCGACTTCGTCGTCGTGATGAGCCCGGACGGCATCCGCTTCACCCACCCCGACACCAGCCAGATCGGCCGCCGCTTCATCGGCCACATCGAGGCCGCGCAGCGCGGCGGCGTGGTGGTGGAGGACTACACCGGCACCCTGGGCCCGTCCCGCCGGGTCGTGGTGCCCGTCGAGGACGGAGGCGCGGTCGTCGGGCTCGTCGCCGTGGGCATCCGCAAGTCCGCGGTGACGGCCGAGCTGCGCAGCCAGCTGCCCGGCATCCTCCTCGCTGGCCTCGCGGCAGCCCTGCTCACCGGCCTCGGCACGGCCCTGGTGTCCCGACGGGTCCGCCGCCAGACCCACGGGCTGGGCGAGCGGCAGCTGCGCCAGATGGTCGAGTACTACGACGCCGTCCTGCACGCGGTCACCGAGGGGCTCCTGCTGGTCGACCTCGACGGCACCCTGCGGCTAGCCAACGACGAGGCCGTGCGGCTGCTGGGCCTGCCGCCCGACGCGGTGGGCCGCCGCGTGCCGGAGCTCGGGCTGCCCGACACCCTGGTCGCCGCGCTCACCGACGACCGGGCGCGTGAGGACGAGCTGCACGTGACCGACGCGCGCGTGCTCGTGCTCAACAAGGCGCGGGCACAGTGGGACGGCCGGCTGCTGGGCTTCGTCGTCACCCTGCGCGACCGCACCGACCTCGAGCACCTCACCGGTGAGCTCGACTCCGCCCGCGGACTCACCGAGGCGCTGCGCTCGCAGGCGCACGAGTCGGCGAACCGGCTGCACGCCATCGTCAGCCTCATCGAGCTCGGCCACCCCGAGCGCGCGCTCGCGTTCGCGACCGACGAGCTGCGCGTCTCCCAGGGGCTCACCGACGCCGTCGTCGGCGCCGTGTCCGAGCCGGTGCTGACGGCGCTGCTGCTCGGCAAGGTGGCCCAGGCGAGCCAGAGCGGCATCGAGCTCGTCATCGCCGACGGCGCCCAGTGGCCGGCCCAGGCCGCGCCCGACCGCGACCTCGTCACGATCGTGGGCAACCTCATCGACAACGCGTTCGAGGCGGTGGCCGGCACCGACGGGCCGCGCCGCGTCACCGTCGACTGCCGGGCCGAGGGCGACGAGGTCGTCCTCGTCGTGGAGGACACCGGGCCCGGCCTGCCGCCCGGCTCGGTCGACGACGCGTTCCGGCGCGGCTTCACGACCAAGGAGGAGGGCAGCGCCGGCCGGCGGGGGATCGGCCTGGCGCTCGTGGCCCAGTCGGTGGCCCGGCTCGGGGGACGCCTCGAGGTCTCCGGGCCGCCCGGCGCCCGGTTCGTCGTCCGGCTGCCCGTGCAGGAGCACGCCGATGCCTGA
- a CDS encoding cation:dicarboxylate symporter family transporter: MSTAADTVVDRPAPKRDRTHYLYLAVIAAMVLGIIVGFAFPEFGIKLKWLGTGFVSLIKMMITPIIFCTIVLGIGSVRRAAQVGKVGGLALGYFLTMSTFALAIGLVVGNIVKPGSGLHLTAELAKAGQAQVGDKSETTVDFILGLIPDTLVSSLTAGSVLQALFVALLVGFALQKMGRAGEPILVGIKHFERLVFRLMAMVMYAAPIGAFGAMAALVGATGTKGLTSVLKMMFGFYVTCAVFVFVVLGAVLYLATRVNIFRLLKYLAREFLLILSTSSSESALPRLIAKMEHAGVSRPVVGITVPTGYSFNLDGTAIYLTMASLFVAEALDKPFTFGQQISLLVFMIIASKGAAGVSGAGLATLAGGLQAHRPDLVPGVGIIVGIDRMMSEARALTNFAGNSVATVLIGHWVGELDRPRLDRVLAGDLPFDERTMVDHEDEEPVTDVAQERTAALPQPVGPAR, from the coding sequence GTGAGCACAGCCGCCGACACCGTCGTCGACCGGCCCGCACCGAAGCGGGACCGCACGCACTACCTCTACCTCGCGGTCATCGCCGCGATGGTCCTGGGCATCATCGTCGGGTTCGCCTTCCCCGAGTTCGGCATCAAGCTGAAGTGGCTGGGCACCGGCTTCGTCAGCCTCATCAAGATGATGATCACCCCCATCATCTTCTGCACCATCGTCCTGGGCATCGGCTCGGTGCGCCGCGCCGCCCAGGTCGGCAAGGTCGGCGGCCTGGCCCTCGGCTACTTCCTCACCATGTCGACCTTCGCGCTGGCGATCGGCCTCGTGGTCGGCAACATCGTCAAGCCCGGCTCCGGCCTGCACCTCACCGCCGAGCTGGCCAAGGCCGGCCAGGCGCAGGTGGGCGACAAGAGCGAGACCACGGTCGACTTCATCCTCGGCCTCATCCCCGACACGCTCGTGTCGTCGCTCACGGCCGGGTCGGTCCTGCAGGCGCTGTTCGTGGCCCTGCTCGTCGGGTTCGCGCTGCAGAAGATGGGCCGCGCCGGTGAGCCGATCCTGGTGGGCATCAAGCACTTCGAGCGGCTCGTCTTCCGCCTGATGGCGATGGTCATGTATGCCGCGCCGATCGGCGCGTTCGGCGCCATGGCCGCGCTCGTGGGCGCGACCGGCACCAAGGGACTGACCAGCGTGCTGAAGATGATGTTCGGGTTCTACGTGACGTGCGCCGTGTTCGTCTTCGTGGTCCTCGGCGCGGTCCTGTACCTCGCGACCCGGGTCAACATCTTCAGGCTGCTGAAGTACCTGGCACGCGAGTTCCTGCTCATCCTGTCGACGTCCTCGTCGGAGTCGGCCCTGCCGCGGCTCATCGCGAAGATGGAGCACGCCGGCGTGTCCCGCCCGGTGGTCGGCATCACCGTGCCGACCGGGTACTCGTTCAACCTCGACGGCACGGCCATCTACCTGACGATGGCGTCGCTGTTCGTCGCCGAGGCGCTGGACAAGCCGTTCACGTTCGGCCAGCAGATCTCGCTGCTGGTGTTCATGATCATCGCGTCCAAGGGTGCGGCCGGCGTCAGCGGCGCCGGCCTGGCCACCCTGGCCGGTGGCCTGCAGGCGCACCGGCCCGACCTGGTCCCGGGCGTGGGCATCATCGTCGGCATCGACCGGATGATGAGCGAGGCGCGGGCGCTGACCAACTTCGCGGGCAACTCCGTCGCCACGGTCCTCATCGGCCACTGGGTCGGCGAGCTCGACCGGCCGCGCCTGGACCGCGTCCTCGCCGGCGACCTGCCGTTCGACGAGCGGACCATGGTCGACCACGAGGACGAGGAGCCGGTCACCGACGTCGCGCAGGAGCGCACGGCGGCGCTGCCGCAGCCGGTGGGCCCCGCTCGCTGA
- a CDS encoding response regulator codes for MPDQRPPVPGRRPAADPPPAAGRPAPDVLRVLVVEDEPVALEAHAAYVVRVPGFEVAATAGTSQEALQALQSTAVDVVLLDMHLPDRHGLDVIRAMRAAGHRADVIAVTSARELDVVRAAVSLGVVQYILKPFVFATLRDRLESYRAYRDGLSSTDEVATQAEVDQVLAGVRPSRAAALPKGMGEELLARVTRALRDSGSLSASELAEAVGVSRVTARRYAEYLCDTRQAVRRQRYAGAGRPEIEYSWAG; via the coding sequence ATGCCTGACCAGCGACCGCCCGTGCCCGGCCGCCGGCCCGCGGCCGACCCCCCTCCGGCCGCCGGGCGGCCGGCGCCGGACGTCCTCCGGGTCCTCGTCGTCGAGGACGAGCCGGTCGCGCTCGAGGCCCACGCGGCATACGTCGTGCGGGTCCCCGGGTTCGAGGTGGCGGCCACCGCCGGCACCTCGCAGGAGGCGTTGCAGGCGCTGCAGTCCACCGCGGTCGACGTCGTGCTGCTCGACATGCACCTGCCCGACCGGCACGGCCTCGACGTCATCCGCGCCATGCGCGCCGCAGGGCACCGGGCCGACGTCATCGCGGTGACCTCGGCCCGCGAGCTCGACGTGGTCCGGGCCGCCGTGTCCCTGGGCGTGGTCCAGTACATCCTCAAGCCGTTCGTGTTCGCGACGCTGCGCGACCGGCTCGAGTCCTACCGGGCCTACCGCGACGGGCTGTCGAGCACCGACGAGGTGGCGACCCAGGCCGAGGTGGACCAGGTGCTCGCCGGCGTCCGGCCGTCGCGCGCGGCCGCCCTGCCCAAGGGCATGGGGGAGGAGCTGCTGGCGCGCGTCACCCGGGCGCTGCGCGACAGCGGGTCGCTGTCGGCCAGCGAGCTCGCCGAGGCCGTCGGGGTCAGCCGGGTGACTGCCCGCCGGTACGCCGAGTACCTGTGCGACACGCGGCAGGCCGTGCGCAGGCAGCGGTATGCCGGGGCCGGGCGCCCCGAGATCGAGTACAGCTGGGCCGGCTGA
- a CDS encoding aminoglycoside phosphotransferase family protein — protein sequence MRTEDAAALVPPDFATFVQRHTAQDGAVGGPSGAEWGAGLPRLLAEMCDDWSLEPAGPVGTGWTSLVLPVTRDGARLALKLVWPHVEGRDEALALRHWDGRGAVRLVQADPSRWAMLLEALDPARDLRTLDADSACEVAGQVLARLHRPAPPGLRLLSEFAHLQTEKLAATEGVLPRRMVERVQGRVRDLTADPACDATLVHTDLHYENVLHALPDSPRPLDDQWVAIDPHAMAGHPGFEVQPLLRNRADELGTGSAFRWLVRRRVEVVCEAAGIDEDEALAWSYVATAMQARWAAEDGDREGVSFCVALLKALDG from the coding sequence GTGAGGACCGAGGACGCGGCCGCGCTCGTCCCGCCGGACTTCGCGACGTTCGTGCAGCGGCACACTGCGCAGGACGGTGCCGTCGGCGGCCCGTCCGGCGCCGAGTGGGGGGCAGGACTTCCCCGCCTGCTGGCGGAGATGTGCGACGACTGGTCGCTGGAGCCGGCCGGGCCGGTGGGCACGGGCTGGACGTCGCTCGTCCTGCCCGTGACGCGCGACGGCGCTCGGCTGGCCCTCAAGCTGGTGTGGCCGCACGTCGAGGGCCGTGACGAGGCGCTCGCGCTGCGCCACTGGGACGGACGCGGGGCGGTCCGCCTCGTGCAGGCCGACCCGTCCCGGTGGGCGATGCTGCTGGAGGCCCTCGACCCGGCCCGTGACCTGCGCACGCTCGACGCCGACAGCGCCTGCGAGGTGGCAGGGCAGGTCCTCGCCCGGCTGCACCGGCCCGCTCCCCCGGGCCTGCGGCTGCTGTCGGAGTTCGCCCACCTGCAGACCGAGAAGCTGGCAGCCACCGAGGGGGTGCTGCCTCGGCGGATGGTGGAGCGGGTCCAGGGACGCGTCCGCGACCTGACCGCGGACCCGGCGTGCGACGCGACCCTCGTCCACACGGACCTGCACTACGAGAACGTCCTGCACGCCCTCCCGGACAGCCCCCGGCCGCTCGACGACCAGTGGGTGGCCATCGACCCGCACGCCATGGCCGGGCACCCCGGCTTCGAGGTGCAGCCGCTGCTGCGCAACCGCGCCGACGAGCTCGGCACGGGCTCGGCGTTCCGCTGGCTGGTGCGCCGCCGGGTGGAGGTCGTCTGCGAGGCGGCCGGCATCGACGAGGACGAGGCGCTCGCCTGGTCCTACGTCGCGACGGCCATGCAGGCACGGTGGGCGGCCGAGGACGGCGACCGCGAGGGCGTCTCCTTCTGCGTGGCGCTCCTCAAGGCCCTCGACGGCTGA
- a CDS encoding NAD(P)/FAD-dependent oxidoreductase encodes MHDVVVVGAGLAGLGCALELERRGLDVLVLEASDRVGGRVRTDVVDGHLCDVGFQLLNPSYPAVRRVVDLGALGLQSFGAGVEVRRGGVTALLADPRREPGSLLRTLASGLVTPGEVGRLAAWAAPSLGPVRWLLRSPDTSLSGSLDAAGVKGPLRHEVLEPFLAGVLAEDEGATSAQYVLLLVRSFLLGTPGLPRDGMRALPAQLAAGLRRPVRLGAAAELGAGTTVRTPDGEVTARAVVVATDLTSAARLGVVPQARVNGLRTWWFSTTDPAPTSRWLRVDGERGPVVNTAVVSDAAPSYAPPGRRLVQATTLSGAPDDEGLVRAELARLWSTSTAGWDLLARHDVREALPLVAPPLVVRRPVDLGGGLFVAGDHRDTSSIQGALVSGRRVARVVATSLGVG; translated from the coding sequence GTGCACGACGTCGTGGTGGTGGGAGCCGGCCTGGCCGGCCTGGGATGTGCCCTCGAGCTGGAGCGTCGCGGGCTCGACGTCCTTGTCCTCGAGGCCTCGGACCGCGTCGGGGGACGGGTGCGCACGGACGTGGTCGACGGGCACCTGTGCGACGTCGGGTTCCAGCTGCTCAACCCGTCCTACCCCGCGGTGCGCAGGGTCGTGGACCTGGGCGCGCTCGGACTGCAGTCGTTCGGTGCCGGTGTCGAGGTCCGGCGCGGCGGCGTCACCGCCCTGCTCGCCGACCCGCGCCGCGAGCCCGGCTCCCTGCTGCGCACCCTCGCGAGCGGGCTGGTCACGCCGGGGGAAGTGGGCCGTCTCGCCGCCTGGGCCGCGCCCTCGCTCGGACCCGTCCGGTGGCTCCTGCGCAGCCCCGACACGTCCCTGTCCGGCTCGCTCGACGCAGCGGGGGTGAAGGGGCCCCTGCGGCACGAGGTGCTCGAGCCGTTCCTGGCCGGCGTGCTGGCCGAGGACGAGGGCGCCACCTCCGCGCAGTACGTGCTCCTGCTCGTGCGCTCCTTCCTGCTCGGCACCCCGGGCCTGCCCCGCGACGGCATGCGGGCGCTGCCGGCCCAGCTCGCGGCCGGCCTGCGCCGTCCGGTCCGGCTCGGTGCGGCCGCCGAGCTGGGCGCGGGGACGACGGTGCGCACCCCCGACGGCGAGGTCACCGCCCGGGCGGTGGTGGTCGCGACTGACCTGACGTCCGCGGCCCGGCTCGGCGTCGTGCCGCAGGCGCGGGTCAACGGGCTGCGGACCTGGTGGTTCTCGACGACCGACCCGGCGCCGACGAGCCGCTGGCTGCGCGTGGACGGCGAACGGGGGCCGGTCGTGAACACGGCGGTCGTGTCCGACGCCGCGCCGTCGTACGCCCCGCCGGGGCGCCGCCTCGTGCAGGCCACCACGCTGTCCGGTGCGCCGGACGACGAGGGCCTGGTCCGGGCCGAGCTCGCCCGCCTGTGGTCGACGTCGACCGCCGGGTGGGACCTGCTGGCGAGGCACGACGTGCGCGAGGCGCTGCCGCTCGTGGCCCCGCCGCTCGTGGTGCGCCGCCCCGTCGACCTCGGCGGTGGGCTCTTCGTCGCCGGCGACCACCGCGACACCTCCTCCATCCAGGGGGCGCTCGTGTCCGGGCGACGCGTCGCCCGGGTCGTCGCGACCAGCCTCGGGGTGGGCTGA
- a CDS encoding GNAT family N-acetyltransferase, which yields MTELRTDRLLLRHWREEDREPFAALNDDPDVMEHFPHHLTREQSNAMADRIATFLDEHGWGLWAVEVLDTGQFIGFTGLAVPRFEEHFTPCVEVGWRLARDGWGHGYATEAARASVAHGFTELGLEEIVAMVVPANDRSQSVMRKLGMTRDEGADFDHPLIEEGSPVRRHRLYRLAREEWARGAGSSSGTATDSGSGSGSGSGSGSGSDSGSDGGSR from the coding sequence GTGACCGAGCTGCGCACCGACCGACTGCTCCTGCGGCACTGGCGGGAGGAGGACCGCGAGCCGTTCGCGGCGCTCAACGACGACCCCGACGTCATGGAGCACTTCCCGCACCACCTGACGCGCGAGCAGAGCAACGCGATGGCCGATCGCATCGCGACCTTCCTCGACGAGCACGGATGGGGCCTGTGGGCCGTCGAGGTGCTCGACACGGGGCAGTTCATCGGCTTCACCGGCCTCGCGGTGCCGCGCTTCGAGGAGCACTTCACGCCCTGCGTCGAGGTCGGGTGGCGGCTGGCGCGCGACGGCTGGGGGCACGGGTATGCCACGGAGGCGGCCCGCGCGAGCGTCGCCCACGGCTTCACCGAACTCGGCCTCGAGGAGATCGTGGCCATGGTCGTGCCGGCGAACGACCGCTCGCAGTCGGTGATGCGCAAGCTGGGCATGACCCGCGACGAGGGCGCCGACTTCGACCACCCGCTCATCGAGGAGGGCAGCCCCGTCCGGCGGCACCGCCTCTACCGGCTGGCCCGCGAGGAGTGGGCACGCGGCGCCGGGTCCTCATCGGGCACGGCAACGGACTCGGGCTCGGGCTCGGGCTCAGGCTCAGGCTCGGGCTCGGGCTCGGACTCGGGCTCGGACGGAGGATCGCGATGA
- the rimP gene encoding ribosome maturation factor RimP: MSVKDQIRPVVEGPLGDLGLLVEDVAVTPTGKRRLVRVWIDRALSTDGDATEVVPPLSLDEVSDATRAVSDALDDSDVMGEQPYTLEVTSPGVDRPLTLPRHFRRNVSRLVTVTPTEGEPVTGRIVSAGPDEVTLEVPATRKAPARTTSVRYAEVSKAVVQVEFSRPADSAGADGDDADIPEED; this comes from the coding sequence GTGAGCGTCAAGGACCAGATTCGTCCCGTCGTCGAGGGCCCGCTCGGGGACCTCGGCCTCCTGGTGGAGGACGTCGCCGTCACGCCCACCGGCAAGCGCCGCCTCGTCCGGGTCTGGATCGACCGCGCGCTGTCGACCGACGGCGACGCCACCGAGGTGGTGCCGCCGCTGAGCCTCGACGAGGTCTCGGACGCGACCCGCGCGGTGAGCGACGCCCTCGACGACAGCGACGTCATGGGTGAGCAGCCGTACACGCTCGAGGTGACGAGCCCGGGGGTCGACCGCCCGCTCACCCTTCCGCGGCACTTCCGCCGCAACGTCTCCCGCCTGGTCACCGTCACGCCCACCGAGGGTGAGCCCGTGACCGGCCGCATCGTCAGCGCCGGACCGGACGAGGTCACCCTCGAGGTCCCGGCGACGAGGAAGGCACCGGCCCGGACCACGAGCGTCCGGTATGCCGAGGTGTCCAAGGCGGTGGTCCAGGTCGAGTTCTCGAGGCCTGCCGACTCCGCCGGTGCCGACGGGGACGACGCCGACATCCCCGAGGAGGACTGA
- a CDS encoding LLM class F420-dependent oxidoreductase gives MRFGFHFLDFNLPDGPASYAPALRATAAAADEVGASWFTVMDHFFQMEQFRTAHDPMLEGWTTLGFLAAVTERVRLGTVVTGVTYRHPGLLAKIGTTLDVLSGGRAFMGIGAAWYEREHKALGVPYPPVAERFERLEEALRIIRQMWSEDEGPFEGRHYQLAETINVPATLSRPHPPIVIGGSGEKKTLRLVAQYADATNLIVADTDQAAHKLKVLRRHCEDVGRDYDSIEKTVMGPPSNPLEDVDGFLRLAETYAGMGVEHIHLRALTPDPAAHVTAFGEKVAPRLAEIG, from the coding sequence ATGCGCTTCGGATTCCACTTCCTCGACTTCAACCTGCCCGACGGCCCCGCCTCCTACGCCCCGGCCCTGCGCGCCACCGCCGCTGCCGCCGACGAGGTCGGCGCGTCCTGGTTCACGGTGATGGACCACTTCTTCCAGATGGAGCAGTTCCGCACCGCGCACGACCCCATGCTGGAGGGCTGGACCACCCTCGGCTTCCTCGCCGCGGTCACCGAGCGGGTCAGGCTGGGCACCGTCGTGACGGGCGTGACCTACCGGCACCCGGGCCTGCTCGCCAAGATCGGGACCACCCTCGACGTGCTCAGCGGCGGCCGTGCGTTCATGGGCATCGGGGCCGCCTGGTACGAGCGCGAGCACAAGGCGCTGGGGGTGCCGTACCCGCCCGTCGCCGAGCGGTTCGAGCGGCTCGAGGAGGCGCTGCGGATCATCCGCCAGATGTGGAGCGAGGACGAGGGCCCCTTCGAGGGCAGGCACTACCAGCTCGCCGAGACCATCAACGTGCCCGCGACGCTGAGCCGGCCCCACCCGCCCATCGTCATCGGCGGCAGCGGCGAGAAGAAGACGCTGCGGCTCGTGGCCCAGTACGCCGACGCCACCAACCTCATCGTCGCCGACACCGACCAGGCCGCGCACAAGCTGAAGGTCCTGCGCCGCCACTGCGAGGACGTGGGTCGCGACTACGACAGCATCGAGAAGACGGTCATGGGGCCGCCGTCGAACCCGCTCGAGGACGTCGACGGGTTCCTGCGTCTGGCCGAGACGTATGCCGGGATGGGCGTCGAGCACATCCACCTGCGGGCCCTCACGCCCGACCCCGCCGCCCACGTCACGGCGTTCGGCGAGAAGGTGGCTCCGCGGCTCGCCGAGATCGGCTGA
- a CDS encoding transporter substrate-binding domain-containing protein produces the protein MTSTPDTVVGELAPTGALRVSINLGNPVLAQGDSGAPRGVTVDIARELGRRLGVPVQTLCFDAARKSYEAMADGRADLCFLAVDPAREEQVAFTRPYVAIEGVYVVREESPVRTAQDVDRAGVRVGVKEGSAYDLHLTRELTGAEVVRGSEGVDVFVAEGLEVGAGIRQPVEAFVDSHAGYRVAEPAFMQIRQAVGTPRGRSEAAVAGLDALVGDLVAEGFVARSLERSGQSPTLVADGRP, from the coding sequence ATGACGTCGACACCCGACACCGTGGTCGGCGAGCTCGCCCCGACGGGGGCGCTGCGCGTGTCGATCAACCTCGGCAACCCGGTCCTCGCCCAGGGCGACTCCGGCGCACCCCGCGGCGTCACCGTCGACATCGCCCGAGAGCTCGGCCGGCGGCTCGGGGTGCCGGTGCAGACCCTGTGCTTCGACGCGGCCCGGAAGTCCTACGAGGCGATGGCCGACGGCCGTGCCGACCTCTGCTTCCTCGCCGTGGACCCGGCCCGCGAGGAGCAGGTCGCGTTCACCCGGCCCTACGTGGCGATCGAGGGTGTCTACGTCGTGCGCGAGGAGTCCCCGGTGCGCACTGCGCAGGACGTCGACCGCGCGGGCGTGCGCGTCGGCGTCAAGGAGGGCTCGGCGTACGACCTACACCTCACGCGCGAGCTCACCGGCGCCGAGGTGGTGCGCGGGTCCGAGGGTGTCGACGTCTTCGTCGCGGAGGGGCTGGAGGTCGGCGCCGGGATCCGCCAGCCGGTCGAGGCGTTCGTCGACTCCCACGCCGGGTACCGGGTCGCCGAGCCGGCGTTCATGCAGATCCGCCAGGCCGTGGGCACGCCCCGGGGCCGCTCCGAAGCGGCCGTGGCAGGCCTCGACGCCCTGGTGGGCGACCTCGTCGCCGAGGGGTTCGTCGCGCGCTCGCTCGAGCGTTCCGGCCAGTCCCCGACCCTCGTCGCGGACGGCCGACCATGA